A window from Streptomyces subrutilus encodes these proteins:
- a CDS encoding MFS transporter, which produces MSTGTGADSAPGHTSTLSTAAAAPAGKASMFSSLKIRNYRLFATGQVVSNTGTWMQRIAQDWLVLSLTGSASAVGITIALQFLPMLMFGLYGGVLADRLPKRPLLIVTQGAMGLTGIALAVLTLAGNVQVWHVYLAAFLLGLVTVVDNPARQTFVSEMVGKDQVANAVSLNSANFQSARLVGPAVAGVLITAVGSGWAFLLNGLSFAAPIAGLLLMRTGELHPVEVQPRAKGQLREGLRYVAGRPELIWPIVLVGFIGTFGFNFPIWLSAFVSDVFHGDAGTYGLFNTLIAAGSLAGALLAARRGHSRLRLLVAAAVLFAGLLIVTAFAPGFWLFAALLVPIGIFGLTVNVTANSSVQMATDPEMRGRVMALFMMVFTGGTPLGAPLLGWITDTYGARIGMAAGGAISLLASVAVAVVLARVGNLRLRVGRRGVSFVPSARRELVTAA; this is translated from the coding sequence TTGAGTACGGGAACCGGAGCAGACTCCGCACCCGGCCACACATCCACCCTCTCTACCGCCGCTGCCGCACCCGCGGGCAAGGCGTCCATGTTCAGCTCGCTGAAGATCCGGAACTACCGCCTCTTCGCGACCGGCCAGGTCGTCTCGAACACCGGCACCTGGATGCAGCGCATCGCCCAGGACTGGCTGGTCCTCTCGCTGACCGGCTCCGCCTCCGCCGTCGGCATCACCATCGCCCTGCAGTTCCTGCCGATGCTGATGTTCGGCCTCTACGGAGGCGTCCTCGCCGACCGGCTCCCCAAGCGGCCCCTGCTGATCGTCACCCAGGGCGCCATGGGGCTCACCGGCATCGCGCTCGCCGTCCTCACCCTCGCCGGGAACGTCCAGGTCTGGCACGTCTACCTGGCCGCCTTCCTGCTCGGCCTCGTCACCGTCGTCGACAACCCGGCCCGGCAGACCTTCGTCTCCGAGATGGTCGGCAAGGACCAGGTCGCCAACGCCGTCAGCCTGAACTCCGCCAACTTCCAGTCCGCGCGGCTGGTCGGCCCCGCGGTCGCCGGCGTGCTGATCACCGCCGTCGGCTCCGGCTGGGCCTTCCTGCTGAACGGACTGTCCTTCGCCGCGCCCATCGCCGGCCTGCTCCTGATGCGCACCGGCGAACTGCACCCGGTCGAGGTCCAGCCGCGCGCCAAGGGACAGCTGCGCGAGGGACTGCGCTACGTCGCCGGACGGCCCGAGCTGATCTGGCCGATCGTGCTGGTCGGCTTCATCGGCACCTTCGGGTTCAACTTCCCGATCTGGCTGTCGGCCTTCGTCAGCGACGTCTTCCACGGCGACGCGGGCACCTACGGCCTCTTCAACACCCTGATCGCGGCCGGCTCCCTCGCGGGCGCCCTGCTCGCCGCCCGGCGCGGCCACTCCCGCCTGCGGCTGCTGGTGGCCGCGGCCGTGCTCTTCGCGGGCCTGCTGATCGTGACCGCGTTCGCGCCCGGCTTCTGGCTGTTCGCCGCGCTGCTGGTGCCGATCGGCATCTTCGGCCTGACCGTCAACGTCACGGCCAACTCCAGCGTGCAGATGGCGACCGACCCCGAGATGCGCGGCCGGGTCATGGCCCTGTTCATGATGGTCTTCACCGGCGGCACCCCGCTGGGCGCGCCGCTGCTGGGCTGGATCACCGACACCTACGGCGCCCGGATCGGCATGGCCGCCGGCGGTGCGATCTCGCTGCTCGCCTCCGTGGCCGTCGCGGTGGTGCTGGCACGCGTCGGCAACCTGCGGCTGCGGGTCGGCCGGCGGGGGGTCTCCTTCGTGCCCTCCGCGCGCCGGGAGCTGGTGACGGCCGCCTGA
- a CDS encoding MarR family winged helix-turn-helix transcriptional regulator, whose product MHDLSHGDDAAAVNDLRSAVMRLGRRLKHQRVDESLSPTEMSVLGTLARCGQATPGELARREHVQPPSMTRIVALLEAKGLVTLEPHPDDRRQKVVRQTEEAEAMLEESRRKRNAFLAGLAAELTEEEWAKLRAAAPVLEKLAHL is encoded by the coding sequence ATGCACGACCTCTCCCATGGCGACGATGCTGCCGCCGTGAACGATCTCCGCTCCGCCGTCATGCGCCTGGGACGGCGGCTGAAGCACCAGCGCGTCGACGAGTCGCTGAGCCCGACCGAGATGTCGGTCCTCGGCACCCTCGCCCGCTGCGGTCAGGCGACCCCGGGCGAGCTCGCCCGGCGGGAGCACGTCCAGCCGCCGTCGATGACACGCATCGTCGCGCTGCTGGAAGCCAAGGGACTGGTCACGCTGGAACCGCACCCCGACGACCGCCGCCAGAAGGTGGTCCGCCAGACCGAGGAAGCCGAGGCGATGCTCGAAGAGAGCCGCCGCAAGCGCAACGCCTTCCTGGCCGGGCTCGCGGCCGAGCTGACCGAGGAGGAGTGGGCCAAGCTGCGCGCGGCCGCACCCGTCCTGGAGAAGCTCGCCCACCTGTAG
- a CDS encoding ribbon-helix-helix protein, CopG family translates to MGTHVLSMRIDGELLDRLRTHAAKRGMSVQDYVVRTLIRDDFDERFKTAVDETEKFYGLT, encoded by the coding sequence ATGGGGACACATGTGCTCAGCATGCGCATAGACGGGGAGCTCCTCGACAGGCTCCGCACTCATGCCGCCAAACGCGGAATGAGCGTCCAGGACTATGTGGTCCGGACGCTCATTCGCGACGACTTCGACGAGCGCTTCAAGACGGCCGTCGACGAGACAGAGAAGTTCTACGGGCTCACCTGA
- a CDS encoding NCS2 family permease, whose product MSTPAPAPSATTPEPSPQASSGLDRYFKISERGSTVAREVRGGLATFFAMAYIIVLNPIILGSAKDMYGHQLDGGQLVTATVLTAAFSTLLMGVIGNVPIALAAGLGVNTVVALQLAPRMSWPDAMGMVVLAGFVVMLLVATGLRERVMNAVPLGLRKGIAIGIGLFIMLIGLVDSGFVSRIPDAAHTTVPLQLGGNGHLHGWPVLIFVIGVLLTLALIIRKTPGAILISIVVMTVAAVGVQLVTSLPAQAWGLTVPEWPGNPVAAPDFGLVGQVSLFGGFGKVGMLTGILFVFTVLLSCFFDAMGTILGVGDEAKLIDKDGNFPGINRVLLVDGLAVASGGATSSSATTCFVESTAGVGEGARTGLANVVTGGLFAVALFLTPLATMVPSQAATPALVAVGFLILAGSIRDIDWSDFTIAVPAFLAMVMMPFTYSITNGIGIGFVSFCALRLATGRGRDVPVAMYIVSAVFVFYYAMPALGLT is encoded by the coding sequence ATGAGCACCCCGGCCCCCGCCCCTTCGGCCACCACCCCGGAACCCTCCCCGCAGGCGTCCTCCGGGCTGGACCGCTACTTCAAGATCTCCGAGCGCGGCTCGACCGTCGCCCGCGAGGTCCGCGGCGGCCTCGCGACCTTCTTCGCGATGGCCTACATCATCGTGCTGAACCCGATCATCCTGGGCAGCGCGAAGGACATGTACGGCCACCAGCTCGACGGCGGCCAGCTCGTCACCGCCACCGTCCTGACGGCCGCATTCTCCACGCTCCTCATGGGCGTCATCGGCAACGTCCCGATCGCCCTGGCCGCCGGCCTCGGCGTCAACACCGTGGTGGCCCTCCAGCTCGCCCCGCGCATGAGCTGGCCCGACGCCATGGGCATGGTGGTGCTGGCCGGCTTCGTGGTGATGCTGCTCGTCGCCACCGGCCTGCGCGAGCGGGTGATGAACGCGGTGCCGCTGGGCCTGCGCAAGGGCATCGCGATCGGCATCGGCCTGTTCATCATGCTGATCGGCCTGGTCGACTCGGGCTTCGTCTCCCGCATCCCGGACGCCGCGCACACCACGGTCCCGCTCCAGCTCGGCGGCAACGGCCACCTGCACGGCTGGCCGGTCCTGATCTTCGTGATCGGCGTGCTGCTGACCCTCGCCCTGATCATCCGCAAGACGCCCGGCGCGATCCTGATCTCCATCGTGGTCATGACCGTGGCCGCGGTCGGCGTCCAGCTGGTCACCAGCCTCCCGGCCCAGGCCTGGGGCCTGACGGTCCCCGAGTGGCCCGGCAATCCGGTGGCCGCGCCCGACTTCGGGCTGGTCGGGCAGGTCAGCCTGTTCGGCGGCTTCGGGAAGGTCGGGATGCTGACCGGCATCCTGTTCGTCTTCACCGTGCTGCTGTCCTGCTTCTTCGACGCGATGGGCACGATCCTGGGCGTCGGCGACGAGGCCAAGCTGATCGACAAGGACGGCAACTTCCCCGGCATCAACCGGGTCCTGCTGGTCGACGGCCTGGCCGTCGCCTCGGGCGGCGCGACCTCCTCCTCCGCGACCACCTGCTTCGTGGAGTCCACGGCCGGCGTCGGCGAGGGCGCCCGTACGGGCCTGGCGAACGTGGTGACCGGCGGCCTCTTCGCCGTGGCGCTCTTCCTGACCCCGCTCGCCACCATGGTCCCGTCCCAGGCCGCGACCCCCGCGCTGGTGGCGGTGGGCTTCCTGATCCTGGCGGGCTCGATCCGGGACATCGACTGGAGCGACTTCACCATCGCCGTCCCGGCCTTCCTGGCCATGGTGATGATGCCCTTCACCTACTCGATCACCAACGGCATCGGCATCGGCTTCGTGAGCTTCTGCGCGCTGCGCCTGGCGACGGGCCGCGGCCGGGACGTCCCGGTGGCCATGTACATCGTGTCGGCGGTCTTCGTCTTCTACTACGCGATGCCGGCGCTCGGCCTCACGTGA
- a CDS encoding DUF2530 domain-containing protein, producing the protein MAKWTAKHEAPEPLEGPVVATVTGGTILWFALFLVQLPFYGWFADRGQLWWVWTCAAGGFLGLIGIWYVRGREAALKRHAEAAGGPGAGGPAAGAGGAAGAGHA; encoded by the coding sequence ATGGCGAAATGGACAGCGAAGCACGAGGCGCCCGAGCCCCTGGAGGGACCGGTCGTCGCCACCGTCACCGGCGGCACGATCCTGTGGTTCGCCCTCTTCCTCGTCCAGCTGCCCTTCTACGGGTGGTTCGCGGACCGCGGCCAGCTGTGGTGGGTCTGGACCTGCGCGGCCGGCGGCTTCCTCGGCCTGATCGGCATCTGGTACGTCCGGGGCCGCGAAGCGGCCCTCAAGCGCCACGCCGAAGCCGCGGGCGGTCCGGGCGCGGGCGGTCCGGCCGCGGGCGCCGGCGGAGCGGCCGGCGCGGGGCACGCGTAG
- a CDS encoding HAD-IC family P-type ATPase has translation MTQRAKTESDGPEPGGGAPGTAIDAGAELDPVHPVRPPAPRFKPGGLTTAEVAERVARGEVNDVPVRSSRSTPDIVRANVFTRFNAIIGVLWVVMLFVAPIQDSLFGFVIIANTGIGIIQELRAKKTLDGLAVIGEAKPGVRRDGRTAEISTSEIVLGDVIELGPGDKVVVDGSVGEADGLEIDESLLTGEADPVLKKPGDPVMSGSFVVAGGGAFTATKVGREAYAAQLAEEASRFTLVHSELRSGISTILKYVTWMMVPTSIGLIISQLVVKQNNLKDAIARTVGGIVPMIPEGLVLLTSVAFAIGVIRLGRKQCLVQELPAIEGLARVDVVCLDKTGTLTEGGMDVTELRPIGGADPAYVQKVLGALGESDPRPNASLQAVIDAYPASAAWRCTESLPFSSARKYSGASFSEGDGENTTWLLGAPDVLLPAGDPALDEVDALNEEGLRVLLLARSGRELDDPAVATGIRATALVVLEQRLRPDAGDTLRYFEDQGVKAKVISGDNAVSVGAVAGKLGLPGAQNTVDARTLPADREEMARVLDENAVFGRVTPQQKRDMVAALQSQGHTVAMTGDGVNDVLALKDADIGVSMGSGSEATRAVAQIVLLNNSFATLPSVVAEGRRVIGNITRVATLFLTKTVYSVLLAVLVVCSQVEYPFLPRHLTLLSTLTIGIPAFFLALAPNKERAKPHFVKRVMRYAIPGGVIAGTATFVTYVIARGHYTGPDALQAETSAATLTLFLTSMWVLAIIARRYTWWRVALVGAMGAAFLIVLVVPWLQEFFQLKLVGATMPWTAVAIAAAAAALIEFTFRRVDRRFPA, from the coding sequence ATGACGCAGCGGGCGAAGACCGAATCCGACGGACCCGAGCCGGGCGGCGGCGCCCCCGGGACCGCCATCGACGCGGGGGCCGAACTCGATCCGGTCCACCCGGTCAGGCCCCCCGCCCCCCGGTTCAAGCCCGGCGGCCTCACCACCGCCGAAGTGGCCGAACGCGTCGCCCGCGGCGAGGTCAACGACGTCCCCGTCCGCTCCTCGCGCTCCACCCCCGACATCGTCCGCGCCAACGTCTTCACCCGCTTCAACGCGATCATCGGCGTGCTGTGGGTGGTCATGCTGTTCGTCGCACCCATCCAGGACAGCCTCTTCGGCTTCGTGATCATCGCGAACACCGGGATCGGCATCATCCAGGAACTGCGCGCCAAGAAGACCCTCGACGGCCTCGCCGTCATCGGCGAGGCCAAGCCCGGCGTCCGCCGCGACGGCCGCACGGCCGAGATCTCCACCTCAGAGATCGTCCTCGGCGACGTCATCGAACTCGGCCCCGGCGACAAGGTCGTCGTCGACGGCTCCGTCGGCGAGGCCGACGGCCTGGAGATCGACGAGTCCCTGCTCACCGGTGAGGCCGACCCCGTCCTGAAGAAGCCCGGCGACCCGGTCATGTCCGGGTCGTTCGTCGTCGCCGGCGGCGGCGCCTTCACCGCCACCAAGGTCGGCCGCGAGGCCTACGCCGCCCAGCTCGCCGAAGAGGCCTCCCGCTTCACCCTCGTCCACTCCGAGCTGCGCTCCGGCATCTCCACCATCCTCAAGTACGTCACCTGGATGATGGTCCCGACCTCCATCGGCCTGATCATCAGCCAGCTGGTCGTCAAGCAGAACAACCTCAAGGACGCCATCGCCCGCACCGTCGGCGGCATCGTCCCGATGATCCCCGAGGGGCTCGTCCTGCTCACCTCGGTCGCCTTCGCGATCGGCGTCATCCGTCTCGGCCGCAAGCAGTGCCTGGTCCAGGAACTGCCCGCCATCGAGGGCCTCGCCCGCGTCGACGTCGTCTGCCTCGACAAGACCGGCACCCTCACCGAGGGCGGCATGGACGTCACCGAGCTCCGCCCGATCGGCGGCGCCGACCCCGCGTACGTACAGAAGGTGCTCGGCGCCCTCGGCGAGTCCGACCCGCGCCCCAACGCCAGCCTCCAGGCCGTCATCGACGCCTACCCGGCCAGCGCCGCATGGCGCTGCACCGAATCCCTGCCCTTCTCCTCCGCCCGCAAGTACAGCGGCGCCAGCTTCAGCGAGGGCGACGGCGAGAACACCACCTGGCTGCTGGGCGCCCCCGACGTCCTGCTGCCCGCCGGGGACCCGGCCCTCGACGAGGTCGACGCCCTCAACGAGGAGGGGCTGCGGGTCCTGCTCCTGGCCCGCTCCGGCCGCGAGCTCGACGACCCGGCCGTCGCCACCGGCATCCGGGCCACCGCCCTGGTCGTCCTGGAACAGCGGCTGCGCCCCGACGCCGGCGACACCCTGCGCTACTTCGAGGACCAGGGCGTCAAGGCGAAGGTGATCTCCGGCGACAACGCGGTCTCCGTCGGCGCGGTCGCCGGGAAGCTCGGGCTGCCGGGCGCCCAGAACACGGTCGACGCCCGCACCCTGCCGGCCGACCGCGAGGAGATGGCCCGGGTCCTCGACGAGAACGCCGTCTTCGGCCGGGTCACCCCGCAGCAGAAGCGCGACATGGTCGCCGCCCTCCAGTCCCAGGGCCACACCGTCGCCATGACCGGCGACGGCGTCAACGACGTGCTGGCCCTGAAGGACGCGGACATCGGCGTCTCGATGGGCTCCGGATCGGAGGCCACGCGCGCCGTCGCGCAGATCGTGCTGCTGAACAACAGCTTCGCCACCCTCCCCTCGGTGGTCGCAGAAGGCCGCCGGGTCATCGGCAACATCACCCGCGTGGCCACCCTCTTCCTCACCAAGACGGTCTACTCGGTGCTGCTGGCCGTCCTGGTGGTCTGCTCGCAGGTCGAGTACCCGTTCCTGCCCCGCCACCTCACCCTGCTGTCCACCCTCACGATCGGCATCCCGGCCTTCTTCCTGGCCCTGGCCCCCAACAAGGAGCGCGCCAAGCCGCACTTCGTGAAACGGGTCATGCGCTACGCCATCCCCGGCGGCGTCATCGCGGGCACGGCCACCTTCGTCACGTACGTGATCGCCCGCGGCCACTACACCGGCCCGGACGCCCTGCAGGCCGAGACCAGCGCGGCCACGCTCACGCTGTTCCTCACCTCGATGTGGGTCCTGGCGATCATCGCCCGCCGGTACACCTGGTGGCGGGTGGCCCTGGTCGGCGCCATGGGCGCGGCGTTCCTGATCGTCCTCGTGGTCCCGTGGCTCCAGGAGTTCTTCCAGCTGAAGCTGGTGGGCGCCACGATGCCGTGGACCGCGGTCGCGATCGCGGCGGCGGCGGCGGCCCTGATCGAGTTCACCTTCCGCCGGGTCGACAGGAGGTTCCCGGCCTGA
- a CDS encoding acyltransferase family protein — translation MPDRSARTPGFRWSRGPVSELFSGRNNSLGLLRLLLASAVVVSHAQVLGFGSHEPGHTFSQGQIDLGKLSVFGFFFLSGILVTRSGNRLPVGRFLWHRALRLLPGFWVCMAVTAFVVAPFLYGRQHGGTAGFWDHPQGPFEYLRANWAVGIGQWGMSGILETAAGKGLAHNNALNGALWSLAYEILCYLGVALLALGGSLTRSRRTVLAVTAVLGGMVLADAVGNRLIAGAAGAGHGGDLVIPLMGPLSVNYLVYLGFAFALGALLELYKEHVPVSDQLAALSALVFALTLRYGYFFALGIPAMSYLLLWLAIRLPKPFQRIGARHDYSYGIYIYGFLVQQGLAVLGGARWGFAAYLGLSLAGALAAAMLSWHLVERPAMRLKDIGAPPRPPRPRAPEPQVREAQGAPAPAPVR, via the coding sequence ATGCCAGACCGTAGTGCCCGTACGCCCGGTTTTCGCTGGTCGCGCGGGCCTGTGTCCGAGCTCTTCTCGGGGCGGAACAACAGCCTGGGCCTGCTGCGCCTCCTGCTCGCCTCGGCCGTCGTCGTCTCGCACGCGCAGGTCCTCGGGTTCGGCTCCCATGAGCCCGGTCACACGTTCTCCCAGGGACAGATCGACCTCGGGAAGCTGTCGGTCTTCGGCTTCTTCTTCCTCTCCGGCATCCTCGTGACGCGCAGCGGCAACCGGCTGCCCGTCGGACGCTTCCTGTGGCACCGCGCGCTGAGGCTGCTCCCTGGATTCTGGGTCTGCATGGCCGTCACGGCCTTCGTCGTGGCCCCCTTCCTGTACGGACGCCAGCACGGCGGCACGGCCGGGTTCTGGGACCACCCGCAGGGACCGTTCGAGTATCTCCGGGCCAACTGGGCCGTGGGCATCGGCCAGTGGGGCATGTCGGGGATTCTGGAGACCGCGGCCGGCAAGGGGCTGGCGCACAACAACGCGCTCAACGGGGCCCTGTGGTCCCTGGCCTACGAGATCCTCTGCTACCTCGGGGTGGCCCTCCTCGCCCTCGGCGGCTCCCTGACCCGCTCCCGGCGCACGGTGCTCGCGGTGACCGCCGTCCTCGGCGGCATGGTCTTGGCCGACGCCGTCGGGAACCGGCTGATCGCCGGGGCGGCTGGAGCGGGCCACGGCGGGGACCTGGTCATCCCGCTGATGGGTCCCCTGAGCGTCAACTACCTGGTGTACCTCGGCTTCGCCTTCGCCCTCGGCGCGCTGCTGGAACTCTACAAGGAACACGTCCCGGTCAGCGATCAGCTGGCCGCGCTGAGCGCCCTGGTATTCGCCCTGACCCTGCGCTACGGGTACTTCTTCGCCCTCGGCATCCCGGCCATGTCGTATCTGCTGCTCTGGCTCGCCATCCGGTTGCCGAAGCCCTTCCAGCGCATCGGTGCCAGGCACGACTACTCGTACGGGATCTACATCTACGGGTTCCTCGTGCAGCAGGGTCTGGCCGTCCTGGGCGGCGCCCGCTGGGGCTTCGCCGCCTACCTGGGGCTGTCCTTGGCCGGCGCCCTGGCCGCGGCGATGCTCTCCTGGCACCTGGTGGAGCGGCCGGCCATGCGCCTCAAGGACATCGGCGCCCCGCCCCGGCCCCCGCGGCCCCGGGCGCCCGAGCCGCAGGTCCGCGAGGCCCAGGGGGCGCCGGCCCCCGCCCCCGTCCGCTGA
- a CDS encoding sacsin N-terminal ATP-binding-like domain-containing protein: MSVRVTAAQDGVDPFGTARLRRGVLDAWGAGPARFREDANAEEDLALGGYRDRLVVELAQNAADAAARARVPGRLRLTLHPGDGGPAVLAVANTGAPLDATGVESLSTLRASAKRESTGSGDTVGRFGVGFAAVLAVSDEPAVLGRHGGVRWSLAEARELARGAAVGSPGLGDELRRRDGHVPLLRLPLPAEGTAPEGYDTVVVLPLRDAAAQDLAERLLGSIDDALLLTLPGLREVVVELPGAAARTLYRRDEGPYTVIEDSAAGTRRWRSVRHGGPVEPALLADRPVEERLRPAWAVSWSVPVDAEGAPLRPATAPVVHAPTPTDEPLGIPALLIATLPLDTTRRHPAPGPLTDFLVERAADAYAELLGTWDPVSTALVDLVPGPLGTGELDGALRGAVLRRLPRTAFLAPAAPAAPAGDPDADADAPERAALRPFEAEVVEGAGADTVRVLAEVLPTLLPAGLERRPELRTLGVGRLPLGDAIERIAGIERTPDWWHRLYDSLAGVDPDRLSGLPVPLADGRTAIGPRHLLLPSADTPENLARLGLKVAHPDAVHPLLEKLGALPATPRAVLTTPQVRAAVAGSLDAGDVWDEDALDAEELAEVVLGLVRDADLAPGDEPWLGALALPDEDGEPAPAGELLLPGSPLASVLREDEVPYVDAELVDRWGAGPLTACGVLAEFQLVRATDVVLDPDELEPREGDFAEPDDAGLLDAVDVWCEDLLDQLPDTPVPPVATELVAVRDLDLVDDDCWPQALAMLARPPLRDALVQPVRVLLPDGTTRSVRPYTAWWLRDHPVFDGRRPAGLRAAGGDPLLAGLYTPADATGFEDEQVLRALGVRTTAAALLDEPGGAAELLGRLADPEHEVTDRQLHGLYGALADLDPEQVTLPDELRAVVDGEVRVVDAADALVADAPDLLPLAAGLALLPVAPSRAADLAELLQVRRLSETVPAEVTTPGEEHPVPESVRVLLGPATPDSYLEHEELIAGGTELDWRRTPDGTVHAATLEGVAAGLSWAAGQWPRRFEVAALLEDASRTAELARDRWFD; encoded by the coding sequence GTGAGCGTGCGAGTGACGGCGGCCCAGGACGGCGTGGACCCCTTCGGCACGGCCCGGCTGCGGCGCGGGGTGCTCGACGCCTGGGGCGCCGGCCCGGCCCGGTTCCGCGAGGACGCCAACGCCGAGGAGGACCTCGCGCTCGGCGGCTACCGGGACCGGCTCGTCGTCGAACTGGCCCAGAACGCCGCCGACGCCGCGGCCCGGGCCCGCGTCCCCGGCCGGCTGCGGCTCACCCTGCACCCGGGCGACGGCGGCCCCGCGGTGCTCGCCGTGGCCAACACCGGAGCCCCGCTGGACGCCACGGGCGTGGAGTCGCTGAGCACCCTGCGCGCCTCCGCCAAGCGGGAGTCCACCGGATCGGGCGACACCGTCGGCCGGTTCGGCGTCGGCTTCGCGGCCGTCCTCGCCGTCAGCGACGAGCCCGCGGTCCTCGGCCGGCACGGCGGCGTCCGCTGGTCCCTGGCCGAGGCCCGCGAGCTGGCCCGCGGCGCCGCGGTCGGCAGCCCCGGACTCGGCGACGAACTGCGCCGCCGCGACGGCCACGTCCCCCTGCTGCGCCTGCCGTTGCCCGCCGAGGGCACCGCCCCCGAGGGCTACGACACCGTCGTGGTCCTCCCGCTGCGCGATGCCGCCGCCCAGGACCTCGCGGAGCGGCTGCTCGGCTCGATCGACGACGCCCTGCTGCTGACCCTGCCCGGGCTGCGCGAGGTCGTCGTCGAGCTCCCCGGCGCCGCCGCCCGCACCCTCTACCGCCGCGACGAGGGCCCGTACACCGTCATCGAGGACTCCGCGGCGGGCACCCGGCGCTGGCGGAGCGTCCGCCACGGCGGCCCCGTCGAGCCCGCGCTGCTGGCCGACCGCCCCGTAGAGGAGCGGCTGCGCCCCGCCTGGGCCGTCTCCTGGTCCGTGCCCGTCGACGCCGAGGGCGCCCCGCTGCGGCCCGCGACCGCGCCCGTGGTGCACGCCCCGACCCCCACCGACGAGCCGCTGGGCATCCCCGCGCTGCTCATCGCGACCCTCCCGCTCGACACCACCCGACGGCACCCCGCGCCCGGGCCGCTGACCGACTTCCTCGTCGAGCGCGCCGCCGACGCCTACGCCGAACTCCTCGGCACCTGGGACCCGGTGAGCACCGCCCTCGTCGACCTGGTGCCCGGGCCGCTCGGCACGGGCGAGCTGGACGGGGCCCTGCGCGGCGCCGTCCTGCGCCGCCTGCCCCGCACCGCGTTCCTGGCCCCCGCCGCCCCCGCCGCCCCGGCCGGGGACCCGGACGCCGACGCGGACGCGCCGGAGCGGGCCGCGCTGCGCCCCTTCGAGGCCGAGGTCGTGGAGGGCGCGGGCGCCGACACCGTACGGGTCCTCGCCGAGGTCCTGCCGACCCTGCTCCCGGCGGGCCTGGAACGGCGCCCGGAACTGCGCACCCTCGGGGTGGGCCGGCTGCCGCTGGGCGACGCCATCGAGCGGATCGCGGGCATCGAGCGCACCCCCGACTGGTGGCACCGGCTCTACGACAGCCTCGCCGGCGTCGACCCCGACCGGCTGTCGGGGCTGCCGGTTCCGCTGGCCGACGGGCGCACCGCGATCGGCCCCCGGCACCTGCTGCTGCCCTCCGCGGACACCCCGGAGAACCTGGCCCGGCTGGGGCTGAAGGTGGCCCACCCGGACGCGGTGCACCCGCTGCTGGAGAAGCTCGGCGCGCTGCCCGCCACCCCGCGGGCCGTGCTGACGACCCCGCAGGTGCGGGCGGCCGTCGCCGGTTCGCTGGACGCCGGGGACGTGTGGGACGAGGACGCGCTGGACGCCGAGGAGCTGGCCGAGGTGGTCCTGGGCCTGGTCCGCGACGCCGACCTGGCCCCGGGCGACGAACCCTGGCTGGGCGCGCTGGCCCTGCCCGACGAGGACGGGGAACCGGCGCCGGCGGGCGAACTGCTGCTGCCGGGCTCGCCGCTGGCCTCGGTGCTGCGCGAGGACGAGGTCCCGTACGTGGACGCCGAGCTCGTGGACCGGTGGGGCGCCGGCCCGCTCACCGCCTGCGGCGTGCTGGCCGAGTTCCAGCTGGTCCGCGCCACCGACGTGGTCCTGGACCCGGACGAACTGGAGCCCCGGGAGGGCGACTTCGCCGAACCCGACGACGCGGGCCTGCTGGACGCGGTCGACGTCTGGTGCGAGGACCTGCTCGACCAGCTGCCCGACACCCCGGTGCCGCCGGTGGCCACCGAGCTCGTCGCCGTGCGCGACCTCGACCTGGTCGACGACGACTGCTGGCCGCAGGCCCTGGCCATGCTCGCCCGGCCGCCGCTGCGCGACGCGCTGGTCCAGCCGGTGCGCGTACTGCTCCCGGACGGCACCACCCGGTCCGTGCGCCCGTACACCGCGTGGTGGCTGCGCGACCACCCGGTCTTCGACGGCCGCCGCCCGGCGGGCCTGCGCGCGGCGGGCGGCGACCCGCTGCTGGCGGGCCTCTACACCCCGGCGGACGCCACCGGCTTCGAGGACGAGCAGGTCCTGCGGGCCCTGGGCGTACGCACCACCGCGGCCGCCCTGCTGGACGAGCCCGGCGGCGCGGCGGAGCTGCTGGGCCGGCTGGCCGACCCGGAGCACGAGGTGACCGACCGGCAGCTGCACGGCCTGTACGGGGCGCTGGCGGACCTGGACCCGGAGCAGGTGACCCTGCCGGACGAGCTGCGCGCGGTGGTCGACGGCGAGGTGCGCGTGGTGGACGCGGCGGACGCGCTGGTCGCCGACGCCCCGGACCTGCTGCCGCTCGCGGCGGGCTTGGCGCTGCTCCCGGTCGCCCCGTCGCGGGCGGCGGACCTCGCGGAACTGCTCCAGGTGCGCCGCCTGTCGGAGACGGTGCCGGCGGAGGTCACCACCCCGGGCGAGGAGCACCCGGTCCCGGAGTCGGTACGGGTGCTGCTGGGCCCGGCCACCCCCGACAGCTACCTGGAGCACGAGGAGCTGATCGCGGGCGGCACCGAACTGGACTGGCGCCGCACCCCCGACGGCACGGTGCACGCCGCCACCCTGGAGGGCGTGGCCGCGGGCCTCTCCTGGGCGGCGGGCCAGTGGCCCCGCCGCTTCGAGGTGGCCGCCCTCCTGGAAGACGCCTCCCGCACCGCGGAACTGGCCCGCGACCGCTGGTTCGACTAG